A part of Larimichthys crocea isolate SSNF chromosome VII, L_crocea_2.0, whole genome shotgun sequence genomic DNA contains:
- the stard13b gene encoding stAR-related lipid transfer protein 13 isoform X5 produces MNLSGCMMKISQIEAKEACDWLRAAGFPQYAQLFEDSQFPIDITPVKRDHDFLDKDLVEPLCRRLNTLNKCASMKLDVNLPKKKSEDSDEEDLFAISDKWTFEWSSRRWSRLQDIDCLLGNHVEGQPSRDGVPLRTTTSSESVLTDLSEPEVSSLHSESSGGSGHRGLSTEDSDCSNRTCSDSAAMPDSTSLTMPHIPKEIAHFGSLPDKHGKASRIRAKDFLKRMETLRSRGTLGRGRKTLVISSPVMQQEAQALKTLRCVEIINGDAGAPEAPPNNVLPSQSSSEGSSHSSGSTVSTPSLKERKPHRADYKRSGMYLEDIDIFSGTQVNKIAEQNRRNEFCSYEDLVVHIPKDHKPGTFPKALSIESLSPTNGASINWHTGSMHLDSPLISCRNESRPVTQCCTRGSRISVYDNVPGSHLYASTGDLIDLEKEDLFPHLDDILLHVNGLQQIVDHWSKNVLPVGEVQAQVDGKGEDIVCLQSSSQITLDFEGNSVTESQTTPSYGDSRDRVSLAETESTRLRERRDSGVGASLTRPNRLRWPSFQISNRLSHSVASLQITNQSAGQLSLLQKFSLLRLTAIMEKYSMSNKHGWTWSVPKFMKRMKVPDYKDKNVFGVPLIVHVQRSGQPLPLGLQQALRYLRSQCLDQVGLFRKSGVKSRIQALRQMNESSPDNVNYEDQSAYDVADMVKQFFRDLPEPLLTSKLGETFLHIYQYVPKDQRLQAVQAAIMLMSDENREVLQTLLCFLSDVTSSVEENQMTPMNIAVCLAPSLFHLNILKKDNLSPRAMQKKYATGRPDQKDLNENLAATQGLAHMIIECNRLFEIPHEMVTQSRNSYVEADLHAPTIGELCKQLEDDDGTYQTHMEGRLQNLLKEAREKSKYWMSCSSSDNTELYYKKVGDGNPLRRWRVSVEVEAPPSVVLNRVLRERHLWDVDLLQWKVCETLDKQTEVFQYVLNRMPPHPSRDFVVLRSWRTDLPKGACSLVSASIEHEDCPPVGGVRAIVLESNYLLEPCGSGKSRLTHICRVDLKGRTPDWYNKAFGHLCAAEAARIRNSFQPLITDGPETKI; encoded by the exons AGTGAAGACTCTGATGAAGAAGACCTGTTTGCTATCAGTGACAAATGGACCTTTGAGTGGAGCAGCCGGCGTTGGTCCAGGTTACAGGACATTGACTGTCTGCTGGGAAACCACGTAGAGGGTCAGCCCTCCAGGGACGGCGTGCCTCTGAGAACCACCACCAGCAGCGAGAGTGTTCTGACAGACCTCAGCGAACCAGAGGTCTCTTCATTGCACAGCGAGAGCAGTGGAGGTAGCGGTCATAGGGGCCTCAGCACAGAGGACTCTGATTGCTCCAACCGCACCTGCTCAGATTCTGCAGCAATGCCAGACTCGACTTCTCTCACGATGCCTCACATCCCCAAAGAAATTGCTCACTTTGGCTCACTACCTGACAAGCACGGCAAGGCAAGCCGCATCCGTGCCAAAGACTTCCTAAAGCGCATGGAGACACTGCGATCCCGAGGAACTCTGGGAAGGGGTCGTAAGACTTTGGTCATCAGCTCTCCAGTGATGCAACAGGAGGCCCAGGCTCTGAAGACGCTACGGTGTGTCGAGATCATAAATGGAGATGCTGGGGCTCCAGAAGCACCGCCCAACAACGTCCTGCCTTCACAGTCCAGTAGTGAGGGTAGCAGCCATTCCAGTGGCAGCACTGTCAGCACACCCAGCCTGAAAGAGCGTAAACCGCACCGGGCTGACTACAAGCGCAGTGGCATGTATTTGGAGGACATAGACATCTTTTCAGGCACCCAAGTGAATAAAATCGCAGAACAGAACCGCAGAAATGAATTCTGCTCCTATGAAGACCTGGTGGTCCACATTCCCAAAGACCATAAGCCAGGAACTTTTCCTAAAGCACTGTCCATAGAGAGCCTTTCGCCAACCAATGGGGCCTCTATCAACTGGCACACAGGCAGTATGCACCTGGACTCCCCACTGATTTCATGCAGGAATGAATCTAGGCCTGTCACCCAGTGCTGCACCAGAGGAAGCCGGATCAGTGTATATGATAATGTTCCTGGCTCGCATCTGTACGCCAGCACTGGAGACCTAATAGATCTAGAGAAAGAGGATCTGTTCCCTCACCTGGACGATATCTTGCTGCATGTCAATGGGCTACAGCAGATAGTGGACCACTGGTCCAAGAACGTGTTGCCTGTCGGAGAGGTACAGGCACAGGTGGACGGCAAGGGGGAAGATATAGTGTGCCTCCAGTCCTCTAGTCAGATCACACTGGACTTTGAGGGAAATTCTGTCACAGAAAGCCAAACCACACCCAGTTATGgggacagcagagacagagtaTCACTTGCTGAGACAGAATCTACAAGGCTCAGGGAAAGGAGGGACTCAGGAGTAGGTGCATCACTCACAAGACCTAATCG GTTACGATGGCCCAGCTTTCAGATATCTAATCGCCTAAGTCACTCGGTGGCATCCCTTCAGATTACCAACCAATCAGCAGGTCAGCTGAGTTTGTTGCAGAAGTTTTCTCTGCTGCGCCTTACTGCAATCATGGAGAAGTACTCCATGTCCAACAAGCATGGCTGGACTTG GTCTGTGCCAAAGTTTATGAAGAGAATGAAGGTACCAGACTATAAGGATAAGAATGTGTTTGGAGTGCCTCTCATAGTGCATGTGCAGCGTTCTGGACAACCGTTGCCCCTTGGCCTGCAGCAGGCTCTGCGGTACCTGAGGAGCCAGTGTCTTGACCAG GTGGGTCTTTTTCGTAAGTCTGGGGTGAAGTCTCGAATTCAAGCTCTGAGGCAGATGAATGAGAGTTCACCAGACAATGTGAACTATGAAGATCAGTCTGCCTATGATGTAGCTGACATGGTGAAGCAGTTCTTCAGGGATCTCCCTGAGCCTCTGCTGACCAGCAAACTGGGGGAGACCTTCCTCCATATCTACCAGT ATGTGCCGAAGGACCAAAGGTTGCAAGCTGTCCAGGCAGCCATCATGTTGATGTCGGATGAAAACCGAGAGGTGCTGCAGACGCTGCTCTGTTTCCTCAGTGATGtcacctcctctgtggaggagaACCAGATGACACCTATGAACATTGCCGTGTGCctcgctccctctcttttcCATCTCAACATACTCAAGAAAGACAATCTCTCACCGAg GGCCATGCAAAAGAAGTATGCCACTGGCAGACCAGACCAGAAGGATCTGAATGAAAACCTAGCAGCGACGCAGGGCCTTGCTCATATGATCATAGAGTGCAACCGTCTCTTTGAG ATCCCTCATGAGATGGTTACTCAGTCGCGTAATTCATACGTGGAAGCTGACTTGCATGCACCAACAATTGGCGAGCTGTGCAAACAGCTGGAAGATGATGACGGAACATACCAAACACATATGGAGGGGAGACTTCAGAACTTGCTTAAAGAGGCCCGGGAAAAGTCCAAATACTGGATGTCTTGCAGCAGCTCTGATAACACAGAACTCTACTATAAAAAG GTAGGAGATGGGAACCCTTTGAGACGCTGGCGAGTGTCAGTGGAGGTGGAAGCGCCGCCATCTGTGGTGCTGAACCGCGTGCTGCGAGAGCGCCATCTGTGGGATGTGGACCTGCTGCAATGGAAAGTGTGTGAGACGTTGGACAAGCAGACAGAAGTGTTTCAGTATGTCCTCAATCGTATGCCCCCTCATCCCAGCAGGGACTTTGTGGTTCTCAG GTCTTGGAGGACAGACTTGCCCAAAGGTGCTTGCTCCCTGGTTTCTGCGTCTATAGAGCATGAGGACTGCCCTCCTGTTGGAGGTGTACGAGCTATAGTCCTGGAGTCCAACTACCTACTAGAGCCCTGTGGCTCAGGAAAGTCCAGACTAACTCACATCTGCAGAGTGGACTTGAA GGGAAGGACTCCGGATTGGTACAACAAAGCCTTTGGTCACCTCTGTGCTGCAGAAGCTGCCCGAATCCGCAACTCCTTTCAGCCACTAATCACAGATGGTCCAGAGACCAAAATCTGA
- the stard13b gene encoding stAR-related lipid transfer protein 13 isoform X6, translated as MKLDVNLPKKKSEDSDEEDLFAISDKWTFEWSSRRWSRLQDIDCLLGNHVEGQPSRDGVPLRTTTSSESVLTDLSEPEVSSLHSESSGGSGHRGLSTEDSDCSNRTCSDSAAMPDSTSLTMPHIPKEIAHFGSLPDKHGKASRIRAKDFLKRMETLRSRGTLGRGRKTLVISSPVMQQEAQALKTLRCVEIINGDAGAPEAPPNNVLPSQSSSEGSSHSSGSTVSTPSLKERKPHRADYKRSGMYLEDIDIFSGTQVNKIAEQNRRNEFCSYEDLVVHIPKDHKPGTFPKALSIESLSPTNGASINWHTGSMHLDSPLISCRNESRPVTQCCTRGSRISVYDNVPGSHLYASTGDLIDLEKEDLFPHLDDILLHVNGLQQIVDHWSKNVLPVGEVQAQVDGKGEDIVCLQSSSQITLDFEGNSVTESQTTPSYGDSRDRVSLAETESTRLRERRDSGVGASLTRPNRLRWPSFQISNRLSHSVASLQITNQSAGQLSLLQKFSLLRLTAIMEKYSMSNKHGWTWSVPKFMKRMKVPDYKDKNVFGVPLIVHVQRSGQPLPLGLQQALRYLRSQCLDQVGLFRKSGVKSRIQALRQMNESSPDNVNYEDQSAYDVADMVKQFFRDLPEPLLTSKLGETFLHIYQYVPKDQRLQAVQAAIMLMSDENREVLQTLLCFLSDVTSSVEENQMTPMNIAVCLAPSLFHLNILKKDNLSPRAMQKKYATGRPDQKDLNENLAATQGLAHMIIECNRLFEIPHEMVTQSRNSYVEADLHAPTIGELCKQLEDDDGTYQTHMEGRLQNLLKEAREKSKYWMSCSSSDNTELYYKKVGDGNPLRRWRVSVEVEAPPSVVLNRVLRERHLWDVDLLQWKVCETLDKQTEVFQYVLNRMPPHPSRDFVVLRSWRTDLPKGACSLVSASIEHEDCPPVGGVRAIVLESNYLLEPCGSGKSRLTHICRVDLKGRTPDWYNKAFGHLCAAEAARIRNSFQPLITDGPETKI; from the exons AGTGAAGACTCTGATGAAGAAGACCTGTTTGCTATCAGTGACAAATGGACCTTTGAGTGGAGCAGCCGGCGTTGGTCCAGGTTACAGGACATTGACTGTCTGCTGGGAAACCACGTAGAGGGTCAGCCCTCCAGGGACGGCGTGCCTCTGAGAACCACCACCAGCAGCGAGAGTGTTCTGACAGACCTCAGCGAACCAGAGGTCTCTTCATTGCACAGCGAGAGCAGTGGAGGTAGCGGTCATAGGGGCCTCAGCACAGAGGACTCTGATTGCTCCAACCGCACCTGCTCAGATTCTGCAGCAATGCCAGACTCGACTTCTCTCACGATGCCTCACATCCCCAAAGAAATTGCTCACTTTGGCTCACTACCTGACAAGCACGGCAAGGCAAGCCGCATCCGTGCCAAAGACTTCCTAAAGCGCATGGAGACACTGCGATCCCGAGGAACTCTGGGAAGGGGTCGTAAGACTTTGGTCATCAGCTCTCCAGTGATGCAACAGGAGGCCCAGGCTCTGAAGACGCTACGGTGTGTCGAGATCATAAATGGAGATGCTGGGGCTCCAGAAGCACCGCCCAACAACGTCCTGCCTTCACAGTCCAGTAGTGAGGGTAGCAGCCATTCCAGTGGCAGCACTGTCAGCACACCCAGCCTGAAAGAGCGTAAACCGCACCGGGCTGACTACAAGCGCAGTGGCATGTATTTGGAGGACATAGACATCTTTTCAGGCACCCAAGTGAATAAAATCGCAGAACAGAACCGCAGAAATGAATTCTGCTCCTATGAAGACCTGGTGGTCCACATTCCCAAAGACCATAAGCCAGGAACTTTTCCTAAAGCACTGTCCATAGAGAGCCTTTCGCCAACCAATGGGGCCTCTATCAACTGGCACACAGGCAGTATGCACCTGGACTCCCCACTGATTTCATGCAGGAATGAATCTAGGCCTGTCACCCAGTGCTGCACCAGAGGAAGCCGGATCAGTGTATATGATAATGTTCCTGGCTCGCATCTGTACGCCAGCACTGGAGACCTAATAGATCTAGAGAAAGAGGATCTGTTCCCTCACCTGGACGATATCTTGCTGCATGTCAATGGGCTACAGCAGATAGTGGACCACTGGTCCAAGAACGTGTTGCCTGTCGGAGAGGTACAGGCACAGGTGGACGGCAAGGGGGAAGATATAGTGTGCCTCCAGTCCTCTAGTCAGATCACACTGGACTTTGAGGGAAATTCTGTCACAGAAAGCCAAACCACACCCAGTTATGgggacagcagagacagagtaTCACTTGCTGAGACAGAATCTACAAGGCTCAGGGAAAGGAGGGACTCAGGAGTAGGTGCATCACTCACAAGACCTAATCG GTTACGATGGCCCAGCTTTCAGATATCTAATCGCCTAAGTCACTCGGTGGCATCCCTTCAGATTACCAACCAATCAGCAGGTCAGCTGAGTTTGTTGCAGAAGTTTTCTCTGCTGCGCCTTACTGCAATCATGGAGAAGTACTCCATGTCCAACAAGCATGGCTGGACTTG GTCTGTGCCAAAGTTTATGAAGAGAATGAAGGTACCAGACTATAAGGATAAGAATGTGTTTGGAGTGCCTCTCATAGTGCATGTGCAGCGTTCTGGACAACCGTTGCCCCTTGGCCTGCAGCAGGCTCTGCGGTACCTGAGGAGCCAGTGTCTTGACCAG GTGGGTCTTTTTCGTAAGTCTGGGGTGAAGTCTCGAATTCAAGCTCTGAGGCAGATGAATGAGAGTTCACCAGACAATGTGAACTATGAAGATCAGTCTGCCTATGATGTAGCTGACATGGTGAAGCAGTTCTTCAGGGATCTCCCTGAGCCTCTGCTGACCAGCAAACTGGGGGAGACCTTCCTCCATATCTACCAGT ATGTGCCGAAGGACCAAAGGTTGCAAGCTGTCCAGGCAGCCATCATGTTGATGTCGGATGAAAACCGAGAGGTGCTGCAGACGCTGCTCTGTTTCCTCAGTGATGtcacctcctctgtggaggagaACCAGATGACACCTATGAACATTGCCGTGTGCctcgctccctctcttttcCATCTCAACATACTCAAGAAAGACAATCTCTCACCGAg GGCCATGCAAAAGAAGTATGCCACTGGCAGACCAGACCAGAAGGATCTGAATGAAAACCTAGCAGCGACGCAGGGCCTTGCTCATATGATCATAGAGTGCAACCGTCTCTTTGAG ATCCCTCATGAGATGGTTACTCAGTCGCGTAATTCATACGTGGAAGCTGACTTGCATGCACCAACAATTGGCGAGCTGTGCAAACAGCTGGAAGATGATGACGGAACATACCAAACACATATGGAGGGGAGACTTCAGAACTTGCTTAAAGAGGCCCGGGAAAAGTCCAAATACTGGATGTCTTGCAGCAGCTCTGATAACACAGAACTCTACTATAAAAAG GTAGGAGATGGGAACCCTTTGAGACGCTGGCGAGTGTCAGTGGAGGTGGAAGCGCCGCCATCTGTGGTGCTGAACCGCGTGCTGCGAGAGCGCCATCTGTGGGATGTGGACCTGCTGCAATGGAAAGTGTGTGAGACGTTGGACAAGCAGACAGAAGTGTTTCAGTATGTCCTCAATCGTATGCCCCCTCATCCCAGCAGGGACTTTGTGGTTCTCAG GTCTTGGAGGACAGACTTGCCCAAAGGTGCTTGCTCCCTGGTTTCTGCGTCTATAGAGCATGAGGACTGCCCTCCTGTTGGAGGTGTACGAGCTATAGTCCTGGAGTCCAACTACCTACTAGAGCCCTGTGGCTCAGGAAAGTCCAGACTAACTCACATCTGCAGAGTGGACTTGAA GGGAAGGACTCCGGATTGGTACAACAAAGCCTTTGGTCACCTCTGTGCTGCAGAAGCTGCCCGAATCCGCAACTCCTTTCAGCCACTAATCACAGATGGTCCAGAGACCAAAATCTGA